The Sediminispirochaeta bajacaliforniensis DSM 16054 genome window below encodes:
- a CDS encoding (2Fe-2S)-binding protein, translated as MEKITLFVNGRVRRLEVPKNRTLLRVLREDLHLTGTKAGCETGDCGSCKVLVDGEAVNSCTLPAFRADGKTITTIEGVAASDGTLHPVQRAFIEAGAVQCGFCTPGMIIATIALLNRNPDPSEDEIRSMLDGQVCRCTGYVKIVDAIRQASALLRSSHKDDMDTCEKAQLI; from the coding sequence ATGGAAAAGATAACGCTTTTCGTCAATGGCCGGGTTCGGCGTTTAGAGGTTCCGAAAAATCGGACACTGCTTCGGGTTTTGAGGGAAGATCTTCATCTTACCGGAACCAAGGCCGGCTGTGAGACCGGAGATTGTGGTTCCTGCAAGGTCCTTGTTGACGGAGAGGCTGTAAATTCCTGTACGCTCCCCGCGTTTCGTGCGGATGGCAAGACAATTACAACCATAGAAGGGGTGGCCGCTTCCGACGGCACCCTTCATCCTGTACAACGTGCTTTTATCGAGGCAGGAGCCGTTCAGTGCGGCTTCTGCACTCCGGGCATGATTATCGCCACCATAGCCTTGCTGAACCGAAATCCCGATCCTTCGGAAGATGAGATCAGGAGCATGCTCGACGGACAGGTCTGCCGTTGTACCGGATATGTAAAGATTGTTGATGCCATCCGACAAGCTTCAGCTTTGCTGCGCTCTTCACATAAGGATGACATGGACACATGCGAAAAAGCACAATTGATCTGA